A stretch of Saccharomyces eubayanus strain FM1318 chromosome III, whole genome shotgun sequence DNA encodes these proteins:
- the SYP1 gene encoding Syp1p has translation MSEQRTRYADSILTTKSPYEATETIRIRLSQVKLLNKDFYLLFKDLSNLKRSYAQQLRKIVAENEDLTKILNAQMLENNVLTPQEMSEFRFESLGELRNLWDTVIEELKTDLKSSTEYYNTLDNQVVHELKESVENNTSWRESKDLHSKLSKNAASIEHYSKHEGNSSQLEEARRQWDLQSPYLFELFETIDYNRLDTLKNCMLRFQTGFSDYLLNTTNECETVMTKFLAFEPQSEIDRFARDASQYNFKPSSTSKSAIMNNAPPASAATATRSTSGSDGTPTLGTERDKKSPQKEKRKSTFGNIGHRLASASSTLTHNDLMNNEFSDSTNNNSLKSKKSSHTLRSKVGSIFGRNKTKNKRQQQSSSNSYIQETITESPNNSSTRVSSTATSSIYQKQRQPTYSSSKSNNRTPAGSTDTPPLPPHATPNNVELPASTDPAPISTPTSVPITMMQQSSSPAAQESLPDDSSKSVLISISQPPLQPQSKSKPLPVEPASPGVSIPATTTDSLSSVQMDSRPLHIRAPALPPSRKQNAIQNRDSQLYETLPTHGPGSIPTSSSLSSVPQERPASVLAYQITGDLKELNPQATGSSTSLVGQSLFQHSSLETSHLGLNASIAEVLNASFKDGMLQSSQLIGEIALNYVPNSVMNTPIPIGINLKIDNGANFEKVILNQAFIERVAPEEFKVNPSFIDSRTLGAIKYSIKAPVAPIVIHPVWRFEPHQASVVLTVKMSTSLPEEISQITIEDLVVFVNIDGANATSALSKPQGSFSKEKKRITWRFKEPLVLQRNGEGQRLIARFITDTLAHESAKGVITKFSISETDNTMMPHSGAGSGISLTCQELDENNPFGGDWLDVNTKRTLTTGNYHGLA, from the coding sequence ATGTCGGAACAAAGAACCAGATATGCAGATAGCATATTGACCACGAAAAGTCCTTATGAAGCCACTGAAACTATCAGGATCAGACTGTCGCAGGTCAAATTGCTAAATAAAGACTTCTATCTATTATTTAAGGATTTATCCAACTTGAAGAGAAGTTATGCTCAGcaattgagaaaaatagTAGCAGAAAACGAAGATCTTACTAAGATCTTAAATGCTCAGATGCTTGAAAACAATGTCTTGACTCCACAGGAAATGAGTGAATTCAGATTTGAGTCATTGGGAGAACTGAGAAATTTGTGGGATACAGTCATTGAAGAGTTGAAAACGGACTTGAAATCAAGTACTGAATACTATAACACTTTGGATAACCAAGTCGTTCATGAATTGAAGGAGTCTGTGGAGAACAATACTAGTTGGAGGGAAAGTAAGGACTTGCACTCGAAGCTGAGCAAAAACGCTGCTTCAATTGAACACTATAGCAAGCATGAAGGCAACTCCAGCCAATTGGAAGAAGCAAGAAGACAATGGGATTTACAAAGCCCATACCTGTTCGAATTGTTCGAAACTATTGATTATAACCGCTTAGatactttgaaaaactgtATGTTGAGATTCCAAACCGGTTTCAGCGATTATTTATTGAACACTACCAATGAATGTGAAACTGTGATGACAAAATTTTTGGCATTTGAACCTCAAAGTGAAATTGACCGTTTTGCCAGAGATGCAAGCCAATATAACTTCAAGCCGTCCTCCACTTCTAAATCAGCGATTATGAATAACGCCCCACCTGCCTCTGCCGCCACTGCTACTCGTTCAACTTCAGGCTCAGACGGTACACCCACCTTAGGCACTGAAAGGGATAAAAAATCCCCACAAAAGGAGAAGCGCAAGAGTACATTTGGAAACATCGGCCATCGCCTTGCTTCTGCGTCTTCGACTCTTACCCATAATGATCTCATGAATAATGAATTTTCAGACTCTACAAATAAtaattctttgaaatcgaAGAAATCATCTCATACTTTAAGATCTAAAGTGGGTTCAATTTTTGGTAGAaacaaaactaaaaataaGAGACAACAGCAATCTTCATCAAACTCTTACATCCAAGAGACTATCACAGAATCTCCAAATAATTCTTCGACTAGGGTCTCTTCTACTGCCACTTCTTCTATTTATCAGAAACAACGTCAACCCACAtattcatcttcaaaatcaaacaataGAACTCCAGCCGGCAGTACTGACACTCCACCGCTTCCTCCCCATGCTACTCCTAATAACGTGGAGCTACCTGCGTCCACCGATCCAGCTCCTATTTCTACACCAACTTCAGTGCCTATTACGATGATGCAACAGAGTTCCTCACCTGCCGCACAAGAAAGTCTCCCAGACGATTCTTCCAAATCGGTGCTGATATCAATATCTCAACCTCCACTACAACCACAGTCAAAATCTAAGCCTTTACCAGTTGAACCTGCATCCCCTGGTGTTTCGATTCCTGCCACTACTACTGATAGCCTGTCTTCGGTACAAATGGATTCGAGGCCTTTGCATATTCGTGCTCCTGCTTTGCCACCTTCAAGGAAGCAAAATGCAATTCAGAATAGAGACTCGCAACTCTATGAAACATTGCCTACGCATGGTCCAGGATCTATTcctacttcttcttcattatcctCCGTACCTCAAGAGCGCCCAGCTTCCGTACTTGCCTACCAAATTACTGGTGacttgaaagaattgaacCCTCAAGCCACAGGCTCGTCAACCTCCTTAGTGGGGCAATCATTGTTTCAGCACTCTTCTCTGGAAACATCCCACCTCGGTTTGAACGCTAGTATCGCAGAAGTGCTCAACGCTTCCTTCAAAGACGGCATGTTGCAAAGCTCTCAACTTATCGGTGAAATTGCTCTGAATTACGTGCCCAATTCCGTCATGAATACACCAATACCTATTGGCATTAATTTGAAGATTGATAATGGCGCTAATTTTGAGAAAGTAATCTTAAATCAAGCCTTTATCGAGCGTGTGGCCCCTGAAGAATTTAAAGTAAATCCAtcattcattgattctAGAACTTTAGGCGCTATCAAATACTCTATAAAGGCGCCAGTCGCCCCTATTGTCATCCACCCGGTTTGGAGATTTGAGCCTCACCAGGCTAGTGTTGTACTGACTGTTAAGATGTCGACGAGCTTACCTGAGGAGATATCGCAAATCACAATAGAAGATTTGGTTGTTTTTGTGAACATTGACGGTGCTAACGCAACAAGTGCTCTATCGAAACCTCAGGGTTCGTTcagtaaagaaaagaagagaataaCGTGGAGATTCAAAGAACCACTTGTCTTGCAAAGAAATGGCGAAGGCCAGAGATTGATCGCGAGATTTATTACAGACACCTTAGCACATGAATCTGCCAAGGGCGTGATCACCAAATTCAGCATTAGTGAAACAGATAACACAATGATGCCTCACAGTGGTGCTGGTAGTGGTATTTCTTTGACTTGCCAGGAATTAGATGAAAACAACCCATTTGGGGGTGACTGGTTGGATGTAAACACAAAGAGAACTTTGACCACCGGTAACTACCATGGTCTGGCCTGA
- the RPS14A gene encoding 40S ribosomal protein uS11 produces the protein MSNVVQARDNSQVFGVARIFASFNDTFVHVTDLSGKETIARVTGGMKVKADRDESSPYAAMLAAQDVAVKCKEVGITAVHVKIRATGGTRTKTPGPGGQAALRALARSGLRIGRIEDVTPVPSDSTRKKGGRRGRRL, from the exons ATGTCTA ACGTTGTTCAAGCTCGTGACAATTCCCAAGTTTTTGGTGTCGCTAGAATCTTCGCTTCTTTCAACGATACTTTCGTCCATGTTACCGATCTATCTGGTAAGGAAACCATCGCCAGAGTCACTGGTGGTATGAAGGTCAAGGCTGACAGAGATGAATCTTCCCCATACGCTGCTATGTTGGCTGCCCAAGATGTCGCTGTTAAGTGTAAGGAAGTTGGTATCACTGCCGTCCACGTCAAAATCAGAGCTACTGGTGGTACTAGAACCAAGACTCCTGGTCCAGGTGGTCAAGCTGCTTTGAGAGCTTTGGCTAGATCCGGTTTGAGAATTGGTCGTATCGAAGATGTTACCCCAGTTCCATCTGACTCCACCAGAAAGAAGGGTGGTAGAAGAGGTAGAAGATTATGA